The proteins below are encoded in one region of Neisseria bacilliformis:
- a CDS encoding NADP-dependent malic enzyme, which translates to MDDMIKEAALRFHEYPNPGKIQVAPTKPLGTQYDLSLAYSPGVAAPCMEIHADPLNAYKYTAKGNLVAVISNGTAVLGLGNIGALAGKPVMEGKGVLFKKFANIDVFDIEVNETDPDKLVEIIAALEPTFGGINLEDIKAPECFHIEKKLRERCNIPVFHDDQHGTAIITAAAVLNALRVVKKDIGQVSLVCSGAGAAAIACLDLLVALGMKRENITVCDSKGVIYQTREDRERMDESKVRYAIADNGQRVLGDAVSGKDIFLGLSSANVLGTDMLKTMNPNPVVLALANPQPEIWPPEAKAARPDVIIGTGRSDFPNQVNNVLCFPFIFRGALDVGATTINEEMKLACVRAIADLAMAESSAEVAGAYGDAELTFGPEYLIPKPFDPRLIARIAPAVAKAAMDSGVATRPIADLKAYAEKLTEFVYKTSLFMRPVFNQARKEIKRIVLTEGEDERVLHAAQHVASHKLAFPILVGDGKLIEERIAAQGLTIQAGKDYELIDIKNNPHYEESWKAYYSLRKRQGVTEEMARRRLKANSTLVGALMVKLGHADGLVCGTMGRFHDHFAVMEEVIGYNNPEKEAFAMNALISNKGNFFIADTYINENPTAEQLAKGTLMCAAEMKRFGIKPKVALVSNSNYGSRRDADATKMQQALEMIRELDPELEIDGEMQADVALDDEMRRSIFPETTLSGAANLLVMPNVEAANISYNLLRVNATNGITVGPILMGLNKPVQIVTPISTVRRIVNMIALAAVDAQRQ; encoded by the coding sequence ATGGACGATATGATCAAAGAAGCCGCGTTGCGCTTTCACGAATACCCCAACCCGGGCAAAATCCAAGTCGCCCCCACCAAGCCCCTGGGCACGCAGTACGACCTGTCGCTGGCCTACTCGCCCGGCGTGGCCGCGCCCTGCATGGAAATCCATGCCGACCCACTCAACGCCTACAAATACACCGCCAAAGGCAACCTCGTGGCCGTGATTTCCAACGGCACCGCCGTGCTCGGCCTGGGCAACATCGGCGCACTGGCGGGCAAACCCGTGATGGAAGGCAAGGGCGTACTGTTTAAAAAATTCGCCAACATCGACGTGTTCGACATCGAAGTGAACGAAACCGACCCCGACAAACTGGTGGAAATCATCGCCGCGCTCGAACCCACCTTCGGCGGCATCAACCTCGAAGACATCAAAGCCCCCGAGTGCTTCCACATCGAGAAAAAACTGCGCGAACGCTGCAACATCCCCGTGTTCCACGACGACCAACACGGCACCGCCATCATTACCGCCGCCGCCGTCCTCAACGCCCTGCGCGTGGTGAAAAAAGACATCGGCCAAGTATCGCTCGTCTGCTCCGGCGCGGGCGCGGCCGCCATCGCCTGCCTCGACCTGCTCGTCGCCCTGGGCATGAAACGCGAAAACATCACCGTCTGCGACTCCAAAGGCGTCATCTACCAAACCCGCGAAGACCGCGAACGCATGGACGAGAGCAAAGTGCGCTACGCCATTGCCGACAACGGCCAGCGCGTGCTCGGCGACGCCGTATCCGGCAAAGACATCTTCCTCGGCCTTTCCAGTGCCAACGTATTGGGCACCGACATGCTCAAAACCATGAACCCCAACCCCGTCGTCCTCGCCCTGGCCAACCCCCAGCCCGAAATCTGGCCGCCCGAAGCCAAAGCCGCCCGCCCCGACGTCATCATCGGCACCGGCCGCTCCGACTTCCCCAACCAAGTCAACAACGTCCTCTGCTTCCCCTTCATCTTCCGTGGCGCGCTTGATGTGGGCGCAACCACCATCAACGAAGAAATGAAACTCGCCTGCGTGCGCGCCATCGCCGATCTGGCCATGGCCGAATCCAGCGCGGAAGTGGCCGGCGCATACGGCGACGCCGAACTCACCTTCGGCCCCGAATACCTCATCCCCAAACCCTTCGACCCCCGCCTCATCGCCCGCATCGCCCCCGCCGTCGCCAAAGCCGCCATGGATTCCGGCGTGGCCACCCGCCCGATAGCCGACCTCAAAGCCTACGCCGAAAAACTCACCGAGTTCGTCTACAAAACCAGCCTCTTCATGCGCCCCGTCTTCAACCAGGCGCGCAAAGAAATCAAACGCATCGTCCTCACCGAAGGCGAAGACGAACGCGTGCTGCATGCCGCCCAACACGTCGCCAGCCACAAACTCGCCTTCCCCATCCTCGTCGGCGACGGCAAACTCATCGAAGAGCGCATCGCCGCCCAGGGGCTCACCATCCAGGCCGGCAAAGACTACGAACTCATCGACATCAAAAACAACCCCCACTACGAAGAAAGCTGGAAAGCGTATTACAGCCTGCGCAAACGCCAAGGCGTAACCGAAGAAATGGCGCGCCGCCGCCTTAAAGCCAACAGCACCCTCGTCGGCGCGCTGATGGTCAAACTCGGCCACGCCGACGGCCTTGTCTGCGGCACCATGGGGCGTTTCCACGACCACTTCGCCGTCATGGAGGAAGTCATCGGCTACAACAACCCCGAAAAAGAAGCCTTCGCCATGAACGCCTTGATTTCCAACAAAGGCAACTTCTTCATCGCCGACACCTACATCAACGAAAACCCCACCGCCGAACAGCTCGCCAAAGGCACCCTGATGTGCGCCGCCGAAATGAAACGCTTCGGCATCAAACCCAAAGTCGCGCTGGTGTCCAACTCCAACTACGGCTCGCGCCGCGATGCGGATGCCACGAAAATGCAGCAGGCTTTGGAAATGATCCGCGAGCTTGATCCCGAGTTGGAAATCGACGGCGAAATGCAGGCCGACGTGGCGCTGGACGACGAAATGCGCCGCAGCATCTTCCCCGAAACCACGCTTTCGGGCGCGGCCAACCTGCTGGTGATGCCCAACGTCGAAGCCGCCAACATCAGCTACAACCTGCTGCGCGTCAACGCCACCAACGGCATCACCGTCGGCCCCATCCTGATGGGACTGAACAAACCCGTGCAGATTGTTACGCCGATTTCCACCGTGCGCCGCATCGTCAACATGATCGCCCTCGCCGCCGTGGACGCCCAACGCCAGTAA
- the purM gene encoding phosphoribosylformylglycinamidine cyclo-ligase yields MSESLSYRDAGVDIDAGDRLVENIKPFAKRTMRPEVLGGLGGFGALVEIGKKYQNPVLVSGTDGVGTKLKLAFDWDKHDTVGIDLVAMSVNDILVQGAEPLFFLDYFACGKLDVARATDVIKGIAQGCEASGCALIGGETAEMPGMYPEGEYDLAGFAVGVVEKERVINGRSIKAGDVVLGLASNGAHSNGYSLIRKIIERDRPDLDAEFDNGKTLREAVIAPTRLYVKPILAAIKQFEIKGMAHITGGGITENVPRILPENTVAQIDAKAWELPKLFQWLQKAGNVETQEMYRTFNCGIGMVVVVAAENADALAAFLTEQGETVYRLGAIRERVGGEHQTQVA; encoded by the coding sequence ATGAGCGAATCTTTGAGCTACCGCGACGCGGGCGTGGACATCGACGCGGGCGACCGTTTGGTCGAAAACATCAAACCCTTTGCCAAACGCACCATGCGCCCCGAAGTGCTGGGCGGTTTGGGCGGCTTCGGCGCGCTGGTGGAAATCGGCAAAAAATACCAAAACCCCGTGCTGGTGAGCGGCACCGACGGCGTGGGCACCAAACTCAAACTCGCTTTCGATTGGGACAAACACGACACCGTGGGCATCGACCTGGTCGCCATGAGCGTGAACGACATTCTCGTACAGGGCGCGGAGCCGCTGTTTTTCCTCGATTATTTCGCCTGCGGCAAACTCGATGTGGCACGCGCTACCGACGTGATCAAAGGCATCGCGCAAGGCTGCGAAGCATCCGGCTGCGCCCTGATCGGCGGCGAAACCGCCGAAATGCCGGGCATGTATCCCGAGGGCGAATACGATTTGGCCGGCTTTGCCGTGGGTGTGGTGGAGAAAGAGCGCGTCATCAACGGCCGCAGCATCAAAGCCGGCGACGTTGTGTTGGGCTTGGCTTCCAACGGCGCGCATTCCAACGGCTATTCGCTGATCCGCAAAATCATCGAACGCGACCGGCCAGATTTGGACGCGGAATTCGACAACGGCAAAACCCTGCGCGAAGCCGTCATTGCGCCGACCCGCCTGTATGTAAAACCGATTCTGGCTGCAATAAAACAGTTTGAAATTAAAGGTATGGCGCACATCACCGGCGGCGGCATCACCGAAAACGTGCCGCGCATCCTGCCGGAAAACACCGTCGCCCAAATCGACGCGAAAGCGTGGGAGCTGCCCAAGCTGTTCCAATGGCTGCAAAAAGCGGGCAATGTGGAGACGCAGGAAATGTACCGCACCTTCAACTGCGGCATCGGCATGGTGGTGGTCGTCGCCGCCGAAAACGCCGACGCACTGGCCGCGTTCCTGACCGAACAGGGCGAAACCGTGTACCGCCTCGGCGCAATCCGCGAACGCGTGGGCGGCGAACACCAAACGCAGGTTGCCTGA
- a CDS encoding AI-2E family transporter — MYTKKKRGLSPWIIGTAFFLACGALVLALRDILMPFIVAAVLAYILNPLVEKLRDKGVPRGAASMLVMLFALLLLLALLLILVPMLITQFENLTNRLPQLIDFAQNKALPWLHAHFGGSLPLNKEAAANWLKNHSGTVQQAASQIAPALMAQGGALAVGVSNFVLLPLLLYYFLFDWQRWSHGIRALIPRRFIDTYTRISREMDDVLGEFLRGQLMVMLIMGLVYGTGLMLTGLDSGFAIGMIAGILVFVPYLGAFTGLLLATVAALLQFNSWHGMVAVWSVFAVGQFLESFFITPKIVGDRIGLSPFWVIFSLMAFGQLMGFVGMLVGLPLAAVCLVLLREGSQAYFASRFYQHK; from the coding sequence ATGTACACCAAGAAAAAACGCGGCCTCTCGCCGTGGATTATCGGCACGGCCTTTTTCCTCGCCTGCGGCGCGCTGGTGCTCGCCCTGCGCGACATTCTGATGCCGTTTATCGTGGCCGCCGTGCTGGCCTACATCCTCAACCCGCTGGTGGAAAAACTGCGCGACAAAGGCGTGCCGCGCGGCGCGGCCTCAATGCTGGTGATGCTGTTCGCCCTGCTGCTGCTGCTCGCCCTGCTGCTGATCCTCGTGCCCATGCTGATCACCCAGTTTGAAAACCTCACCAACCGCCTGCCGCAGCTTATCGACTTCGCCCAAAACAAAGCCCTGCCCTGGCTGCACGCCCATTTCGGCGGCAGCCTGCCGCTGAACAAAGAAGCCGCCGCCAACTGGCTGAAAAACCACAGCGGCACAGTGCAGCAGGCCGCCTCGCAAATCGCCCCCGCCCTCATGGCGCAGGGCGGCGCGCTGGCCGTGGGCGTGAGCAACTTCGTCCTGCTGCCGCTGCTGCTTTATTATTTCCTGTTCGACTGGCAACGCTGGTCGCACGGCATCCGCGCCCTGATTCCGCGCCGCTTCATCGACACCTACACCCGCATCAGCCGCGAAATGGACGACGTACTGGGCGAATTCCTGCGCGGGCAGCTTATGGTGATGCTGATTATGGGGCTGGTCTACGGCACCGGCCTCATGCTCACCGGCCTCGATTCCGGTTTCGCCATCGGCATGATTGCCGGCATCCTCGTGTTCGTCCCCTATCTGGGCGCGTTCACCGGCCTGCTGCTCGCCACCGTCGCCGCCCTGCTGCAATTCAACTCCTGGCACGGCATGGTTGCCGTCTGGTCGGTGTTTGCCGTGGGACAGTTTCTCGAAAGCTTCTTCATCACCCCAAAAATCGTCGGCGACCGCATCGGCCTCTCCCCTTTCTGGGTGATTTTCTCCCTGATGGCCTTCGGCCAGCTCATGGGCTTTGTCGGCATGCTCGTCGGTCTGCCGCTGGCCGCCGTCTGCCTCGTCCTCCTGCGCGAAGGCTCGCAAGCCTACTTCGCCAGCCGCTTCTACCAACACAAATAA
- a CDS encoding chorismate--pyruvate lyase family protein — protein sequence MTSLIWHNTLPQAWRPSENTYRGFSDGQNPAFARIAAAPSLTAALRALPHTFAVRLLHLGEAEASPLLGDTFTAAPPFCRDVYLCLDGVPAIWARSQCPPDSAFWRDILNCGSRPLGETLFGGLPGLSRSPLQYARPRPGLIPQAPAALLARRSFFTHQGQTLGLTECFLPPLAQLAKAAASAEAV from the coding sequence ATGACATCCCTCATCTGGCACAACACCCTGCCGCAGGCATGGAGGCCGTCTGAAAACACATACCGCGGATTTTCAGACGGCCAAAACCCCGCCTTCGCGCGCATCGCCGCCGCCCCCTCGCTCACCGCCGCCCTGCGCGCCCTGCCGCACACCTTCGCCGTGCGCCTGCTGCACCTGGGCGAAGCCGAAGCCTCCCCGCTTTTGGGCGACACTTTTACCGCCGCGCCGCCCTTCTGCCGCGACGTATACCTCTGCCTCGACGGCGTCCCCGCCATATGGGCGCGCAGCCAGTGCCCGCCCGATTCCGCCTTCTGGCGCGACATCCTAAACTGCGGCAGCCGCCCGCTGGGCGAAACCCTCTTCGGCGGCCTCCCCGGCCTCAGCCGCAGCCCCCTGCAATACGCCCGCCCCCGCCCCGGCCTCATCCCCCAAGCCCCCGCTGCCTTGCTCGCCCGCCGCTCCTTCTTCACCCACCAAGGCCAAACCCTCGGCCTGACCGAATGCTTCCTGCCCCCCCTCGCGCAGCTTGCAAAAGCGGCGGCAAGCGCAGAGGCCGTCTGA
- a CDS encoding glycosyltransferase family 2 protein, which yields MDKLTLALITKNEAANLAACLDSAKPLACPIVIIDSGSTDDTPAIAERYGAQFHVFPDWPGFGPQRNRAHPHIHTDWVLWLDADERLTPELCRSIQAAVAATPADGRTAFAFNRLSNTFGKFIRHSGWYPDWVVRLYPAAHARYSDDLIHEKVLLPANCRTGKLSGDCLHYTYATLDQFLQKQNLYSTAWAEQRRLHMKRTGLAAAFLHSTAAFVKMYLLKAGFLDGRHGLLLAALSAQSAFNKYAALWLAANTPPEQDK from the coding sequence ATGGACAAACTCACCCTCGCCCTCATCACCAAAAACGAAGCCGCCAACCTCGCCGCCTGCCTCGACAGCGCCAAACCCCTCGCCTGCCCCATCGTCATCATCGACTCCGGCAGCACCGACGACACCCCCGCCATCGCCGAACGCTACGGCGCGCAATTCCACGTCTTCCCCGACTGGCCCGGCTTCGGCCCGCAGCGCAACCGCGCCCACCCCCACATCCATACCGACTGGGTACTCTGGCTAGACGCCGACGAACGCCTCACCCCAGAACTGTGCCGCAGCATCCAAGCCGCCGTCGCCGCCACCCCCGCCGACGGCCGGACCGCCTTCGCCTTCAACCGCCTGAGCAACACCTTCGGCAAATTCATCCGCCACAGCGGCTGGTATCCCGACTGGGTCGTCCGCCTCTACCCCGCCGCCCACGCCCGATACAGCGACGACCTCATCCACGAAAAAGTCCTCCTGCCCGCAAACTGCCGCACCGGAAAACTCAGCGGCGACTGCCTGCACTACACCTACGCCACCCTCGACCAATTCCTGCAAAAACAAAACCTGTACAGCACCGCCTGGGCCGAACAACGCCGCCTGCACATGAAACGCACCGGCCTTGCCGCCGCCTTCCTGCACAGCACCGCCGCCTTCGTCAAAATGTACCTCCTCAAAGCCGGCTTCCTCGACGGCCGCCACGGCCTCCTCCTCGCCGCCCTCTCCGCCCAATCCGCCTTCAACAAATACGCCGCCCTCTGGCTCGCCGCCAACACCCCGCCCGAACAGGACAAATAA